One window of Agromyces rhizosphaerae genomic DNA carries:
- a CDS encoding MBL fold metallo-hydrolase gives MEIRPGLHRVQAPLEERFVALYLLVGDDAALLVDTGVPASITETLLPYLDESGIGREKLKWAVNTHCDWDHTGGNRALKEALPHVQIMAGEADVPLVENVSALIDSRYGEFIETDGFVDPPELTSWILEVAQLVPVDRPLAGGEEFDLGGRSVTVLHVPGHSPGHVAVHDPENRALMIGDATLGATVPFADGSPAFPPTYRDTADYVASIQAFRALDAELLLTAHYPVYEGEGVAAFLDESEAYTARVDDVMERMLRAQAAPSTTLELIRAAGDALGPWPPEALDYSIFPVTGNLERMEERGLAASATDADGRRRWTWTGDAA, from the coding sequence ATGGAGATCCGACCCGGCCTGCACCGCGTGCAGGCCCCGCTCGAGGAGCGTTTCGTCGCCCTCTACCTGCTGGTGGGCGACGACGCCGCGCTGCTCGTCGACACCGGCGTGCCGGCGTCGATCACCGAGACGCTGCTGCCCTACCTCGACGAGTCGGGCATCGGGCGCGAGAAGCTGAAGTGGGCCGTGAACACCCACTGCGACTGGGACCACACGGGCGGCAACCGCGCGCTGAAGGAGGCGCTGCCGCACGTGCAGATCATGGCGGGCGAGGCCGACGTGCCGCTCGTCGAGAACGTCTCGGCGCTCATCGACAGCCGCTACGGCGAGTTCATCGAGACCGACGGGTTCGTCGACCCGCCCGAGCTCACCTCCTGGATCCTCGAGGTCGCGCAGCTCGTGCCCGTCGACCGGCCGCTCGCCGGCGGCGAGGAGTTCGACCTCGGCGGGCGCAGCGTCACCGTGCTGCACGTGCCGGGGCACAGTCCGGGACACGTGGCCGTGCACGACCCCGAGAACCGCGCGCTCATGATCGGCGACGCGACCCTCGGCGCGACCGTCCCCTTCGCCGACGGCAGCCCGGCCTTCCCGCCGACCTATCGCGACACCGCCGACTACGTCGCGTCGATCCAGGCATTCCGCGCGCTCGACGCCGAGCTGCTGCTCACCGCGCACTACCCCGTCTACGAGGGCGAGGGCGTGGCCGCGTTCCTCGACGAGAGCGAGGCGTACACGGCCCGCGTCGACGACGTGATGGAGCGGATGCTCCGCGCCCAGGCCGCCCCGAGCACCACGCTCGAGCTCATCCGCGCCGCGGGCGACGCGCTCGGGCCGTGGCCGCCGGAGGCCCTCGACTACTCGATCTTCCCGGTCACCGGGAACCTCGAGCGCATGGAGGAGCGCGGGCTCGCGGCATCCGCCACCGACGCAGACGGACGACGTCGCTGGACCTGGACGGGGGACGCGGCATGA
- a CDS encoding FadR/GntR family transcriptional regulator, which produces MSNPAGRSIPAAPSILGEGSRRTPNARLGVVVVHDLVGAIVTGEVKPGDLLPTESVLTEHFGVSRTVIRESVKRLEEKGLVRVTQGRGTEITDPSEWNILDRVVLGAFVEHDATLGILDEIAVIRAQLESVMAAGCAEKRTGADLDALRRAMDAMHRSVDDTEGFAQSDIDFHVLVMDISGNRLAEGIARTLVARARDNSRFFGAPGPEAPAETLAEHEAILDAIAAGDGETAARLMSDHITTAWERRRLPREA; this is translated from the coding sequence ATGTCCAACCCCGCCGGTCGATCCATTCCGGCCGCGCCGTCGATCCTCGGCGAGGGCAGTCGTCGCACCCCCAACGCCCGTCTCGGCGTGGTGGTCGTGCACGACCTGGTCGGCGCGATCGTCACCGGCGAGGTGAAGCCCGGCGACCTGCTCCCGACCGAGTCGGTGCTGACCGAGCACTTCGGCGTGAGCCGCACCGTGATCCGCGAGTCGGTCAAGCGCCTCGAGGAGAAGGGCCTGGTGCGCGTCACGCAGGGACGCGGCACCGAGATCACCGATCCGTCGGAGTGGAACATCCTCGACCGGGTCGTGCTGGGCGCGTTCGTCGAGCACGACGCGACGCTCGGCATCCTCGACGAGATCGCGGTGATCCGCGCGCAGCTCGAGTCGGTCATGGCGGCCGGCTGCGCCGAGAAGCGCACCGGCGCCGACCTCGACGCGCTGCGGCGGGCGATGGACGCGATGCACCGCTCGGTCGACGACACCGAGGGCTTCGCGCAGAGCGACATCGACTTCCACGTGCTCGTGATGGACATCTCGGGCAACCGCCTCGCCGAGGGCATCGCCCGCACGCTGGTCGCGCGCGCCCGCGACAACTCGCGCTTCTTCGGCGCGCCCGGCCCCGAGGCGCCTGCCGAGACGCTCGCCGAGCACGAGGCGATCCTCGACGCGATCGCCGCCGGCGACGGCGAGACCGCCGCCCGGCTCATGTCCGACCACATCACGACCGCGTGGGAGCGCCGTCGCCTCCCCCGCGAGGCCTGA
- a CDS encoding CaiB/BaiF CoA transferase family protein translates to MTESTGVLAGYRVLDCSIAMAGPFAAQRLGDLGADVVKVEPTTGEWQRHAAAGGAQGNEINVSFLSLNRNKRSVALDLKSDAGKEALRALVADADVFLQNYRPGVAARLGVDYETLREINPSIVYVSISGYGEDGPYRDRPGQDLLLQAMSGAMLSAGRHGDEPTPAGQYLADAVTASTAFEGVLAALLHRERTGEGQLVTVNMLDALTTLQMQELSVFTVGKKTQERSAEPHAHVYIRAPYGVFATSDGFVALAFADLHELGRLIGEPAFEGWNSEVEGWTRRDEIHAKTAAKLAEKPSGYWIETLGAAGMWIGPVHGYQELVDDPQIVHNGTFIEYDHPTEGHVKTPGFPYRFSKTPPRLVRGAPRVGEHTREVLAQAGFDDAAIDALLASGAAKETTDAPASASAPDPAAPAHAVPRTEPEPEPATVEA, encoded by the coding sequence ATGACCGAGTCCACCGGAGTGCTCGCGGGCTACCGCGTGCTCGACTGCTCCATCGCCATGGCCGGGCCGTTCGCGGCGCAGCGCCTGGGCGACCTGGGCGCCGACGTCGTGAAGGTCGAGCCGACCACGGGCGAGTGGCAGCGCCACGCGGCCGCGGGCGGCGCGCAGGGCAACGAGATCAACGTCTCGTTCCTCTCGCTCAACCGCAACAAGCGCTCGGTCGCCCTCGACCTGAAGTCGGATGCCGGCAAGGAGGCGCTGCGCGCGCTGGTCGCCGACGCCGACGTCTTCCTGCAGAACTACCGGCCGGGCGTCGCGGCCCGTCTCGGAGTCGACTACGAGACGCTGCGCGAGATCAACCCGTCGATCGTCTACGTGTCGATCTCGGGCTACGGCGAGGACGGCCCGTACCGCGACCGCCCGGGGCAGGACCTGCTGCTGCAGGCCATGTCGGGCGCGATGCTCTCGGCCGGCCGCCACGGCGACGAGCCGACGCCCGCGGGCCAGTACCTCGCCGACGCCGTGACCGCCTCGACCGCGTTCGAGGGCGTGCTCGCCGCGCTGCTGCACCGCGAGCGCACGGGCGAGGGCCAGCTCGTCACGGTCAACATGCTCGACGCGCTCACGACCCTGCAGATGCAGGAGCTCTCGGTGTTCACGGTCGGGAAGAAGACCCAGGAGCGCTCGGCCGAGCCGCACGCGCACGTCTACATCCGCGCGCCGTACGGCGTGTTCGCGACCAGCGACGGGTTCGTCGCGCTCGCGTTCGCCGACCTGCACGAGCTCGGCCGCCTGATCGGCGAGCCCGCGTTCGAGGGCTGGAACTCCGAGGTCGAGGGCTGGACCCGCCGCGACGAGATCCACGCGAAGACCGCCGCGAAGCTCGCCGAGAAGCCGTCGGGCTACTGGATCGAGACGCTCGGCGCGGCCGGCATGTGGATCGGACCCGTGCACGGCTACCAGGAGCTCGTCGACGACCCGCAGATCGTGCACAACGGCACGTTCATCGAGTACGACCACCCGACCGAGGGGCACGTGAAGACCCCCGGGTTCCCGTACCGGTTCTCGAAGACCCCGCCCAGGCTCGTGCGCGGCGCCCCGCGCGTCGGCGAGCACACGCGCGAGGTGCTCGCGCAGGCCGGGTTCGACGACGCCGCCATCGACGCGCTGCTCGCGTCGGGCGCCGCGAAGGAGACGACGGATGCCCCCGCCTCGGCCTCCGCGCCCGACCCGGCCGCGCCCGCGCACGCCGTGCCCCGCACCGA
- a CDS encoding mandelate racemase/muconate lactonizing enzyme family protein, with amino-acid sequence MKITGYRTLTAQHEWRRAIGDANGHIPDAVTDVPIVILETDAGIEGVGIGSHADLARLFPAIEGEDPRSVSALFDRMLAQVFKSSHAGATYGGIATLDSAIWDLKAKAAGEPLWRMLGGRDRFVPGYASGLDIALPDDDLHAFYGQYADRGYVAGKLKGGLDLTTDLRRLGIMRDALAAHTDAPGLMIDSNESWQVKQAVRYVSAIEQHFDLVWVEEPLRRWDAAGHARLSDAIRAAVATGENLTGVEQFRPLFEAGAPDIVQAGSIWGVTHFQRLSFAAAVRDLPVSIVGHNANPAVVHVATAVPNHLTTEVQALDYAPGVHVDQEVVDGGIVLGDEPGAGIRIDEAAIAAAREGAGWTNPAGPHMRPARAGLRMLLDGIER; translated from the coding sequence ATGAAGATCACCGGGTATCGCACCCTCACCGCGCAGCACGAATGGCGGCGGGCCATCGGCGACGCCAACGGCCACATCCCCGATGCCGTCACCGACGTGCCCATCGTCATCCTCGAGACCGACGCCGGCATCGAGGGCGTCGGCATCGGCTCCCACGCCGACCTCGCGCGCCTGTTCCCCGCCATCGAGGGCGAGGACCCGCGCAGCGTCTCCGCGCTGTTCGACCGCATGCTCGCCCAGGTCTTCAAGTCGAGCCACGCCGGCGCGACCTACGGCGGCATCGCCACCCTCGACTCCGCGATCTGGGACCTCAAGGCCAAGGCCGCGGGCGAGCCCCTCTGGCGCATGCTCGGCGGTCGCGACCGCTTCGTGCCCGGCTACGCCTCGGGCCTCGACATCGCCCTGCCCGACGACGACCTGCACGCCTTCTACGGCCAGTACGCCGACCGCGGCTACGTCGCGGGCAAGCTCAAGGGCGGGCTCGACCTCACCACCGACCTGCGCCGCCTCGGCATCATGCGCGATGCCCTCGCGGCCCACACGGATGCCCCGGGGCTCATGATCGACTCGAACGAGTCGTGGCAGGTGAAGCAGGCCGTGCGCTACGTCTCGGCGATCGAGCAGCACTTCGACCTGGTCTGGGTCGAGGAGCCGCTGCGCCGTTGGGACGCGGCCGGCCACGCGCGCCTCAGCGACGCGATCCGCGCCGCGGTCGCGACCGGCGAGAACCTCACCGGCGTCGAGCAGTTCCGACCGCTGTTCGAGGCGGGCGCGCCCGACATCGTGCAGGCCGGCTCGATCTGGGGCGTCACGCACTTCCAGCGCCTCTCGTTCGCCGCGGCCGTGCGCGACCTGCCCGTGAGCATCGTCGGCCACAACGCCAACCCCGCGGTCGTGCACGTGGCCACGGCCGTGCCGAACCACCTCACCACCGAGGTGCAGGCGCTCGACTACGCGCCCGGCGTGCACGTCGACCAGGAGGTCGTCGACGGCGGCATCGTGCTGGGCGATGAGCCCGGCGCGGGCATCCGCATCGACGAGGCCGCGATCGCCGCAGCCCGCGAGGGAGCCGGCTGGACCAACCCCGCCGGACCGCACATGCGTCCGGCGCGCGCGGGCCTGCGCATGCTGCTCGACGGCATCGAGCGCTGA
- a CDS encoding Gfo/Idh/MocA family protein yields MTRKVRLGAVGAGWWATSNHFPIFAGRDDVELVGVCGIGPELEAVRDQFGFGMATRDYDELLDQGLDAVVVTTPHDLHFAQAVQAVDRGLHVLVEKPVTLHAEEGWELARRVEAAGVHFLAPYGWNYKPFTVEARKLVEAGHLGEIQHVVCNMASPTTGLFAGDTNHIRALWDSQTSGPDPSTWQSPARGGGYAHGQVTHSSALLFWLTELRAASVMAKVSTAGAAVDLYDAAVITFDNHALGSLSGAATVPDGDPYQVDLRIFGTEGMLLVDTERERVSLHRHDGRKWDLDIEPGAGAYECIVPPNRFIDLITGASTENNSDATVAARSIELIDAMLRSSQAGGAEVRVQEHETADAAKGTR; encoded by the coding sequence ATGACCCGGAAGGTGCGCCTCGGCGCGGTCGGCGCCGGCTGGTGGGCGACCAGCAACCACTTCCCGATCTTCGCCGGGCGCGACGACGTCGAGCTCGTGGGCGTCTGCGGCATCGGCCCCGAGCTCGAGGCCGTGCGCGACCAGTTCGGCTTCGGCATGGCCACGCGCGACTACGACGAGCTGCTCGACCAGGGGCTCGACGCGGTCGTCGTCACGACCCCGCACGACCTGCACTTCGCGCAGGCCGTGCAGGCGGTCGACCGCGGCCTGCACGTGCTCGTCGAGAAGCCCGTCACCCTGCACGCCGAGGAGGGCTGGGAGCTCGCGCGCCGGGTCGAGGCGGCCGGCGTGCACTTCCTCGCCCCGTACGGCTGGAACTACAAGCCGTTCACGGTCGAGGCGCGGAAGCTCGTCGAGGCGGGCCACCTGGGCGAGATCCAGCACGTCGTCTGCAACATGGCGTCGCCGACCACGGGCCTGTTCGCGGGCGACACGAACCACATCCGCGCGCTCTGGGACTCGCAGACCAGCGGACCCGACCCGTCGACCTGGCAGTCGCCCGCGCGCGGCGGCGGGTACGCGCATGGCCAGGTCACCCACTCGAGCGCGCTGCTGTTCTGGCTGACCGAGCTGCGCGCGGCATCGGTCATGGCCAAGGTGTCGACCGCGGGCGCCGCCGTCGACCTCTACGACGCCGCCGTGATCACGTTCGACAACCACGCGCTCGGCTCGCTCTCGGGCGCCGCGACGGTGCCCGACGGCGACCCGTACCAGGTCGACCTCCGCATCTTCGGCACCGAGGGCATGCTGCTCGTCGACACCGAGCGCGAGCGGGTCAGCCTGCACCGCCACGACGGCCGGAAGTGGGATCTCGACATCGAGCCGGGCGCCGGCGCCTACGAGTGCATCGTGCCGCCGAACCGGTTCATCGACCTCATCACGGGGGCGAGCACGGAGAACAACTCGGATGCCACGGTGGCGGCGCGCTCGATCGAGCTGATCGACGCCATGCTGCGGTCGTCCCAGGCGGGCGGCGCCGAGGTGCGCGTCCAGGAGCACGAGACGGCGGATGCCGCGAAGGGAACACGATGA